A section of the Malania oleifera isolate guangnan ecotype guangnan chromosome 2, ASM2987363v1, whole genome shotgun sequence genome encodes:
- the LOC131148499 gene encoding heat shock protein 90-6, mitochondrial — translation MHRLSRRSTSAILRIVGVQYRNAAAPIASATHFSDSAVESDIQFRWYSALTHGRYNTTESAGQFRNEIFLGKRFESTAAASDSSDPPAEKYEYQAEVSRLMDLIVHSLYSNKEVFLRELISNASDALDKLRFLSVTEPALLKDAVDLDIRIQADTDNGIITITDSGIGMTRQELVDCLGTIAQSGTAKFLKALKDSKDVGGDSNLIGQFGVGFYSAFLVSDRVVVSTKSPNSDKQYVWESEADSSSYTIREETDPEKLIPRGTCLTLYLKHDDKGFAHPERIQKLVKNYSQFVSFPIYTWLEKGYTKEVEVDEDPAEAKKDEQDEKAEKKKKTKTVVERYWDWELTNETQPIWLRNPKEVTTEEYNEFYKKTFNEYLEPLASSHFTTEGEVEFRSILYVPAIAPLGKDDIVNPKTKNIRLYVKRVFISDDFDGELFPRYLSFVKGVVDSNDLPLNVSREILQESRIVRIMRKRLVRKAFDMILGISMSENRDDYEKFWENFGKHLKLGCIEDRENHKRIAPLLRFFSSQSEEEMISLDEYVENMKPEQKDIYYLASDSVSSAKNTPFLERLLEKDLEVLYLVDPIDEVAIQNLKSYKEKNFIDISKEDLDLGDKNEEKEKEMKQEFGQTCDWIKKRLGDKVANVQISNRLSTSPCVLVSGKFGWSANMERLMKAQTVGDTSSLEYMRGRRVLEINPDHPIMKNLNAASKAYADDESALRAIDLLYDTALISSGFTPENPAQVGGKIYEMMGMAISGKWSAPQQPEIQQPISSETLEAEVVEPVEAGGQK, via the exons ATGCACAGGTTGTCGAGGCGGTCGACCTCCGCTATTCTGCGGATTGTTGGCGTACAATACCGTAACGCCGCAGCACCAATCGCCTCTGCCACACACTTCAGTGATTCG GCAGTGGAGAGTGATATCCAATTTAGATGGTATTCTGCATTAACTCATGGGAGATATAATACAACTGAATCTGCTGGGCAGTTTAGGAATGAAATATTtctaggaaaaagatttgagtcAACTGCAGCAGCATCTGATTCCTCAGACCCGCCAGCTGAGAAATATGAGTATCAAGCTGAG GTTAGTCGCCTTATGGACCTTATTGTTCACAGCTTGTACAGCAACAAAGAGGTGTTTCTTCGTGAGCTTATCAG CAATGCTAGTGATGCCTTGGACAAGTTGCGGTTTCTTAGTGTTACAGAGCCTGCACTTTTAAAGGATGCTGTTGATCTTGACATTCGCATTCAAGCAGATACAGATAATGGAATCATTACTATTAC TGATTCTGGCATTGGCATGACCCGCCAAGAACTTGTTGACTGTCTTGGGACTATTGCACAAAGTGGTACTGCAAAGTTCTTGAAGGCATTGAAG GATAGCAAGGATGTTGGTGGTGATAGTAATTTAATTGGTCAATTTGGTGTTGGATTTTATTCAGCATTTCTAGTTTCTGATCGG GTGGTGGTCTCAACAAAGAGCCCCAATTCTGATAAACAATATGTTTGGGAAAGTGAGGCTGATTCTAGCTCCTACACTATTCGAGAGGAGACAGACCCAGAGAAGCTTATCCCAAGAGGAACCTGTCTTACTTTATATCTCAAG CATGACGACAAAGGTTTTGCACATCCAGAACGGATTCAGAAGCTTGTTAAAAATTATTCGCAGTTTGTTTCGTTCCCAATATACACCTGGCTAGAGAAAGGATACACTAAGGAG GTTGAGGTTGATGAGGATCCTGCCGAAGCTAAAAAGGATGAGCAAGATGAGAAAGCTGAG aagaagaagaaaaccaaGACTGTTGTAGAGAGGTATTGGGACTGGGAGCTCACTAACGAGACCCAACCAATATGG CTTCGCAACCCAAAGGAAGTCACTACAGAGGAATATAACGAGTTCTACAAGAAGACTTTCAATGAGTATTTGGAACCGTTAGCATCTTCACACTTTACAACAGAG GGTGAGGTTGAGTTCAGGTCTATTCTTTATGTGCCAGCCATTGCTCCTTTGGGAAAAGATGACATTGTGAATCCAAAGACAAAGAATATAAGACTCTATGTTAAGCGGGTGTTCATTTCTGATGACTTCGATGGGGAACTG TTCCCACGATATTTAAGCTTTGTAAAAGGTGTTGTGGATTCAAATGACTTGCCCCTCAACGTTTCtcgagaaattcttcaagaaagtCGCATT GTACGGATTATGAGGAAGCGTTTGGTACGCAAGGCATTTGACATGATTCTTGGTATTTCTATGAGTGAGAACAGAGAT GATTATGAGAAGTTCTGGGAGAACTTTGGTAAGCACTTAAAATTGGGCTGTATTGAAGATCGTGAAAATCACAAACGCATTGCACCGTTACTTCGATTTTTCTCTTCCCAGAGTGAGGAAGAGATGATCAGCTTGGATGAGTATGTTGAGAATATGAAACCAGAGCAGAAGGATATATATTACCTTGCCTCCGACAGTGTTTCGAGTGCAAAGAACACACCCTTCCTTGAAAGATTGCTGGAGAAGGATCTTGAA GTGCTGTACTTGGTTGATCCCATTGATGAGGTTGCCATCCAGAACTTGAAATCATACAAGGAGAAGAATTTTATTGATATTAGCAAGGAAGACTTGGATTTAG GTGATAAGAATGAGGAGAAGGAAAAGGAGATGAAGCAGGAGTTTGGCCAGACTTGTGATTGGATTAAGAAGCGGCTAGGTGACAAAGTTGCCAATGTTCAAATTTCAAACCGTCTCAGCACATCGCCGTGTGTTCTTGTATCTGGGAAGTTTGGTTGGTCTGCCAACATGGAACG GCTAATGAAGGCCCAGACTGTTGGTGATACATCTAGCCTGGAATACATGAGAGGCAGGAGGGTGCTTGAAATCAATCCTGACCACCCCATTATGAAAAACTTAAAT GCTGCGAGCAAGGCGTATGCTGATGATGAAAGTGCCCTGAGAGCTATTGATCTTTTGTATGACACAGCTTTGATTTCTAGTGGTTTCACT CCTGAAAATCCAGCTCAGGTTGGTGGTAAGATATATGAGATGATGGGAATGGCAATCTCTGGCAAGTGGTCGGCGCCTCAACAGCCAGAAATTCAACAGCCTATCAGCTCAGAGACATTGGAAGCTGAGGTAGTCGAACCCGTTGAAGCTGGTGGTCAAAAATGA